The DNA region CACAAAAATCCAATTGTTTGTGAATTTTCGGAAGTTTTCCCTGAGGATGTCATTTCTCTTCCTCCTGAAAGGGAAGTGGAATTCTCTATTGATCTAATACCTGGGACGACTCCAATCTCCATTTCTCTGTATCGTATGGCGCCACTCGAGTTGAGAGAGTTGAAGGATCAATTGGAAGAGTTGTTAACCAAGAATTTCATCCGACCTAGTGCCTCACCATGGGGAGCTCCAATGTTACTAGTAAAGAAGAAGGATGGTAGTATGCGGTTGTGTATTGATTATCGTCAGTTGAATAAAGTCACCATTAAGAACAAGTACCCTCTACCAAGGATAGACAATTTGATAGATCAGTTGAAAGGAGCCTGTGTATTCTCGAAGATCGATTTACGATCGGGCTATCATCAAATAAGAGTTAAGAATTCGGATGTACCAAATACCGCATTTAGAACCGGATATGGCCATTATGAGTTTcttgtaatgccttttggtgtgacgAATGCCCCTGCTGTTTTCATGGACTATATGAATCAAATATTCTAACCCTACTTGGACCAGTTCGTAGTGATCTTTATTGATGACATTCTTATTTATTCTCATACTCCCCAAGAGCACGAAGAACACCTAAGGATTATTCTATCAGTACTGCAAGAGAAGCAATTTTTTGCCAAGTTAAgtaagtgtgaattttggatgGACGAAATGAAGTTTCTTGGTCATGTCATATCGCAAGGAGGAGTATCGGTAGATCCATCTAAAGTCGAAGCAGTTATTAATTGGGAAAGACCAAAGAATGCTTCTGAAGTCAGAAGTTTCTTGGGCTTGGCAGGTTACTATCAAAGATTTATAAAGGGATTTTCACAGATAGCCTTACCAATGACTAGACTTACCCAAAAGGAAAATTCTTTTAAATGGGATTCAAAGTGTGAGCAGAGTTTCATGAGTTTGAAGAAGAAACTAACAACTGCTCATGTTTTAAGCATCCCTGATCCTAGTAAGTCTTATGAAGTATTTTGTGATGCCTCTAAGAAGGGATTAAGAAGGGTGTTGATGCAAATTGGTCAGGTTGTAGCATACGCCTCTCGTTAGTTGAAGGCTCATGAAGAGAACTATCCAACTCATGATCTTGAACTAGCTGTTGTTATCTTTACATTGAAGGTGTGGcgacattacttgtatggagggcattttgagatgtttagtgaccataagagtttgaaatacttatTTGACCAGAAAGAGTTAAACATGAGACAGAGGAGACAAATTGAGtatttgaaggactttgattTTGAGCTTAAGTATCACCCGAGGAAAGCGAATAAGGTTGCAGATGCCTTAAGTCAGAAAGAGATGCATAAAGCCGAGTTAATGATGTTAGAATACACATTGTTAGAAAAGTTCTAAGACCATAATCATCAGTTTAGTTGGAGGCATGATGGTGTGATAATAGGAAACTTGAATGTTACTTCTAACCTAAGGGAAGAAATCCGACAAGGACAAATGATAGATGAGAAGTTGCAAGAAATGTCGACTCAACCAGGTTTCGCTCGGTCACTGGATGGAGTTATTCTATTTAATCAGAGGATTTGTGTTCCGAATGATGCCGAGTTGAAAAGAAAAGTTTTGGAGGAAGGCCACAAGGGGGAGTTTACCATACATCCAGGTTCATCaaaaatgtatcaagacttgaagaaggacTATTGGTGGCCTGGAATGAAAAGGGACATTGCAGAGTATGTGTCAGAATGCATAGTATGCCAACAAGTAAAGATCGAACATCATAAGCAAGGTGGTTTATTGCGACCTTTAGAGATTCCAGTTTGCAAATGGGATAGTATTTAAATGGATTTTGCAGTAGGGTTACCTCGTACCCAAGGTGGttatgattcaatttgggtgattgtggatcggttAACTAAGTCCGCACACTTCTTGGCCGTGAAGACTACTTACAAGGCAAGCCATCTTGCACGGTTGTTCATTTCAGAAATCGTAAGACTACATGGTGCTCTAACCAGCATTGTGTCTGACCGAGATCCAAAGTTTACTTCAAGATTTTGGAAGGCATTCCAACAAGCTATGAGATCAAAGTTGTGTTTGAGTACGTCTAATCATCCTTAAAcagatggtcagactgagaggacgataCAGACACTGAAGGATATGTTAAGAGCTTATGTACTTGAAAATGGAGGAAATTGGAAGGAGCTCTTACCCTTGATTGAATTCACATATAACAATAATTATCATGCAAGTATCGGGATGTCCCCCTATGAAGCTTTGTATGGACGGAAATGTCGAACGCCTTTGTGTTGGATGGAAGTTGGCGAAGAAAGAATCTTAGGACCAGAGATTATTCAAGAGACTATAGAAAAGATATGGATGGTTCGTGATAAAATAAATAAAGCACAAGATCGCCAAAAGAGCTATGCAGATCATAGGAGAAGACCATTGGAGTTTGATGAAGGTGATCATGTATTTTTGAAGGTGACTCCAAGATTTAGACTGAAAAGTCCGTTTAAGTCACAGAAGCTAAGTCCGAGATACGTAGGGTCATACCAGATTATAGAGAGAATTAGAGAAATAGCCTACAGATTAGCCTTACCACCTTCACTATCAGAAATGCATGACGTTTTTTACGTACCTCAACTTCGAAAGTTCATTCCAGATTCTCTTCAGCATATCCTTCCAGATTCAATAGAAGTATAAGCATACCTAACTTTTGAACATCTACCAAGTCGTATTGTAGGATGGGAAGTTAAGGTATTAAGGAATAAGGAGATCCCTTTTGTTAAGGTTCAGTGGGATGAATCACATCGGGGCGATGCTACCTTGGAACTGGAGTCGGAAATGCGAGAAGCTTACCCTCATCTCTTCCAGGTAATATTTAAATTCGAGGACGAATTTTTATTTAaaggggggagaatgtaatatcccgTATTTCCTTAAATACTCAGATTCCCATtaattgagatcaattgagttcctatgtgTCCTATAAGTTATCAGTTGGGATAAACAGGGTAAATAGTGAATTTAgattgacttaattaatattaattgggactgaccttttattaattggaACATTTTGGTAACACTAGTAATGGGTCAATAGCTCTAGTATAACGAATATTACAAGTTTAGTgccacttgagatatttgttactATTAGTAACCTTTTTCTAACCACACATTTCTTGTGGAAAATGGTGACCACATGTCTTTACTATCTTCTAATCTCCTACCAGCCACCTTGTGCCATGATCATTCTCCAACTTATCAGTAAAAGGGAAAGATAGAAGAAGAGGGAGCAAgctagtgaagaagaagaaggaaagcTTGGGGAAATCAAGAGCTTGGAATCAACATCATCATCTCATCCtcaacaacttctcctcttctatttcttgaggtgggttctagttagaaaccctaGGATTTCTAGAGATTAGGGTTATAGAATCATAAATGAATCATAAGAATCCATGCTATATGGTGAATGTTTTCTCTTGATTATGTTGATTTCCATGAACAAGTGTTTTGACATACTCTTCATGATTGTTGTGACTAAATGATTGGTTATGGTTGTGGTTATGAACTTGAAACCCATGATATATATGTGTGTATAAGTATGTTGTATGATGGATTTTGTTGGAAGAAGAAGTGTGTTTGTCTGTTAGAAGAGAAACAAAGTTATGTAGGTGGGAATCCAAGTGATACAGAAAGCATTTTTGTGAACATGATAAGGACCAATCGACTGGTCTTGAGCTTTTCCTCCAAGCCAATCGATTGGACACACTCTCAAAGATGGAAAATATGAGTTTTATGAGAACCAATCGATTGATACAATCCTccaatcgattgcacaaacttTTTGTTTTGCAGAAAAGGAAATTATAGCAGGACCAATTGATTGATAGTGGATTACAATCGATTGCACAAATTTTCTGTTttggaaatttggaaatttttgTGGTGCCAATTGATTGACActgaggatcaatcgattgattcTCTGTATACTTTGAAAAATAGGaatgtgagaggaaccaatcgattgggcttccccaaccaatcgattgacttatgcccaaaacttcaaaatccatttcttaaATGTTTCTAAGTGCATTCCTCCAACCATTAATCAATTGTGATGCTATACTTGTATTGAATTCATGTTAAATGTGAAAATTACATGATGAATCTAGTGAGTTAGCCCAGGGATTAGTATTAAGCCATAAGTTAGACTCGTAACTTAGATAACATTAGAAGGCGACATTCGTccgtacgacgcttatgtggaggtcgtgaACGAATGGTTGCCATAGTTGAGAGTGAGACGttttgtatggaacatgccatgttattgcTTGTGTATTTTGGTGAATAAAGTCACATTTGATTGATGAATCTTGTTATgatttgtggaaccgatcatgtattcagaatgtttTGCCCTTGGTGGTGCACATCTCTATTTGATATGCTTAAATGAGTAAGCAATAGGATGTGAGACCGATaattcgtgcctcaattgggtaTGAGCCCCAACCACGGCGGACGTGcgggaaaggtggacacctaagtgggttcgagtctcatacgggtgacggtcgcttgaaatgagtttggaactcatagaggacccgatatccaccgcgaaggtcgaatcatacgagcatgcatgaactgAGCTTGCCCTAGACGTAGGTCCACTCAaggattgatgtttcgtgaatctgaataatgatcTTGTTTTGAGTTGCGAGAACTCAAGTgcatgtttccatacattgcgaGTTAGTTCCCCGTCACTTAAGTCTTCTTTCCCTTGTTTACTTAAGTTGGATATTGATTAGAAAAtcctgtagagccgagtggacccataagatagggaacccactgagattattatctcaccccatgttgttgattatttttcaggtggttctgagTAGGCGAAGGGTAAGAATAAGATAAagtgatgtcttgcttacctgaTGTTTGGATGGCTACTCCGCCGTATATATACTTTTGAGATCATTGTATAATGATCTAGCTCctagttttattttgggcacttTTGTGTATGTTTTGTGCCATGTTATGTTTCTTTTGGGCATATAATATATGTACACTGTTGTCGCTAggcgcttatgtatttcagtaccaatattacactatgtataatatttattctagacatatattataaGTGGGTATTACAATCCGCCCTCAAATGCATATGAAAGGCATTATTCCTGTCTTAGAACCTTAAATATGAGTGAGTCATGAGGCTTCCCTTCAGCTTGCCTTTTCTTGCTTTTAATAGTAAAACCCTTAGGATGACTCTGAGGGCTACCCGTTTCTCCTCACGCAACTTGGATCTTGCCCCATCTATTTTTCTGCTCCTCAAGGTTAATCCTTGTCGTTTAATATACAAGGCAACACATAAATGTCACATGCTATCTAAGGGATACACATGAAAAACACAAAGTTATAAAAAACTTACTCAAATATTCATAAGGGTATTACTGCCCTCGAGCCACATAATCGCTCACCTCACGTGAGCTGATATCTCTCACAACCATAAACACCATCGAACATGGCGTCTCGCCGCCGCAgatgaataataataataataataataataataataataatgataacaataataattattataCTTACATGCAAATAGAGTTGTTTGTGGTACAATTTCTTGAGAAAACTGAACCGATTCAAACCAATCATTGTAAAAGTTCACTCGAACCAAATCAAATCATTGCAAAATTCACTCAAACCGAACTGAACCAAACTATAGTAAAAGTTTACTTGAATCGAATCGAACTGATTTAATTTACTTAGAACCAAATTGAACGAACTCTTTCAATTTACTCAGAATCAAACAGATACAAAATTATTGGTTTGTATATCGTTTCAAAATTTCAAACTGTACCGAACACAATATTTTTAAAACCAAACAATTTGCTAAAGAACTTTATTTAAactatttattattattttttaatttaaaattttatttttagtattttcattttcaatttcgATTTGATCCAATTTTAaatttgattcgatttatttaTGATATATTACTTCGATTCTAGAAAAAACTATTAATACAATATGTTTTGATAATCAAATATAATTGAATTATTTTACCCAATTTTGTTTGAACAACACTACATGCAAACATGATGGAGTatttaaactttcaaaaatcaaaatcataTAATATCATCCGAGTAGAAAAAATCACAAGGCACAATTATTATCAACACATAGAAAacaaataatttaaaaatattacaACTATTATACTAGTACAATTTTGAAACACATAGTACCATCTCCCCCTGTAGAAAAAGGTGAAACCAAACAACCTAATGGAGCTAACCAAATATTTGTCCTTCTCTCTCATCCTTAGTACTACAAATTAAGTCATCATACTATATTATAAACAATGATCCATGCATGTACTTACCATACACCATCCATCCATGCATACATGATCACACATCCTTTGAAATCAAAGTTGAAATTCAAAAAGCATGATTTcatgaagagagagagagagagagtctGCACTCTGCACAGTACTGTTAGTATTCCTAGCTGACCCTTTTCCTGCACACACAACACAAGAGAGAGAAACACAAAAACTTTGTTTACCAAATAAACACCAAATTAACCATTCGTTAAAAACTCTATCTCTTATTATCTTCTCTTGTCCTTTCAcatctttttttcttttcctatattttattttattttcttacCAATAATTaaatctttttttatttatatacAGACACAACACTTTCAACTTTCTTTCACTGTTATTGTTTCATCTTTTTCTGCTAAAACcttctctctctttctctctctttcttcTCTCAAGTTTTCTAGCATTTTTCACCACTTCATCTTCCACCCACAAAACCTCTCTATCTCATCTATGAACGATACTGGAGGCTCTCTTGACGAAGAGAGCCAACACAGTGAAGAACAAGAACAGGAACCATTTCAACAGCTTTcttagttttttttttcattctaccaactttgttttttttttgttcttttctcCCTTTGTGTGAGTGATGATGGCACTTTCTATGCATAAAGACGCTAATAACCAAATGGATGCTGGTAAGTATGTGAGGTACACTCCTGAACAAGTTGAAGCTTTGGAGAGAGTTTACACAGAATGTCCAAAGCCTAGCTCTTTGAGAAGACAGCAGCTCATTAGGGAGTGTCCTATTCTTTCCAACATTGAACCTAAACAGATCAAAGTTTGGTTTCAGAATAGAAGGTAAAACTTTCAGAAATGttaaaagttttttttttcttttgttttggTGAAGCTTTGTTAGAAAATGTTTTCACTTTTAGGTGCATTTTTGTTTGTCATTATGAAAGAAAGGAACTTTGAAAGAAAATAACTTGTGGGGTTTGGTTTAGTCTTTTTTgttcattctttctatttttttgtaTAACATTTATAGATTTTTATTTGTCATTATGAAAGAAAGGAACTTGAATGAATATAACTTGTGGGGTGtttattttgtgttttttttttatttttttttgtttgttttaatcCCTCAACATTTTGTAACATTTAAAGGTAACAAGAAAGAGTTTGAAGAGAATATCTTGTAGggtttttattttttttgtttgttttagtCTTCTTTTGGGTTAGTTATTTTTAGGCTTAAAATGTGTTTTCAAATCATTgttttgtttgtttcttgtgGAAGTTGTTGACCGCTTTTGCATTTTGTTTTTGCTATCATGATCTATAACTTTGAATGTAGTTTTATGCATTAACTGGTAAATGCAGTTTCTTAAATAAGGTTTTTAATTGTTTATAATTTTGTTGGTGTCAGTTTTGCTTACAATGTGCTTGCTTAATTGCTTGTGTAGGTGTCGGGAGAAGCAAAGAAAGGAAGCTTCTCGTTTGCAGACAGTGAATAGAAAACTGTCTGCTATGAACAAATTGTTAATGGAAGAGAATGACCGTCTGCAGAAGCAAGTTTCTCACCTGGTTTATGAGAATGGATACATGAAGCAACAGATTCACACTGTGAGTGTAAGAAACTATTCCTTTCTGTTTAAATAATTTTAAGTTTCCTTTCTTGTTATAGATATTTTCATTGGATGCATAAGTTAATGTTTAGAATCTTATTGCAACTTATCATTGATTAATGACATGCTTTGTTGTTAAACAGGCTTCTGCTGCAACTACCACAGACAATAGCTGTGATTCTGTGGTAATGAGTGGTCAAAACCAACAGCAAAACCCACATCAGCGTCCTCAAAGGGATGCCAACAACCCAGCTGGGTTAGTAACACATTTTTTTATTGCATTGTCTACTGATGTTAAGTTATGTTATTCATTTCTTTATTAACAAGATTTATTGTTTATGTTCAATTAGTCTCCTTGCCGTGGCTCAGGAGACCCTGGCAGAGTTCCTTTCTAAGGCTACTGGAACTGCTGTCGACTGGGTCCAGATGATTGGGATGAAGGTATAATAAGTGACCAATTCAACCATTTACTTCATTATTAAATTTGAATGTTAGTATTGATTTATTTTGTGATGTATGCATATGTAGCCTGGTCCGGATTCTATTGGTATTGTTGCTGTTTCCCGCAATTGTAGTGGGATAGCGGCACGTGCCTGCGGCCTTGTGAGTCTAGAACCCACTAAGGTAATTTTCTgttattttttatggtgatttGTCTCATCCTTGCTATTTAGTAATGAATATGTGTTGCTTGACATTTTTATTGACTAACTTGTCTGTGATATTTTGTTATAGGTTGCCGAGATTCTTAAAGATCGACTGTCATGGTATCGTGACTGCCGATGTGTTGATGTTTTGAATATTGTCCCCACCGGAGGTGGTGGTACAATAGAGCTTTTGTATATGCAGGTAATATATTCTAACAGAAATTTTAATGCAGtttctttttatttatatttaatttagTGCTTTTGTTACTGATTATTTTGTTGATGCACATCAGACATATGCGCCAACAACATTGGCTGCAGCTCGAGACTTTTGGACTCTAAGATACACTACTAGTTTGGAAGATGGAAGTCTTGTGGTACAGTTTAGAATCTACCATGTTATTGTCAAATAATTATTTACTTCAGATTTTATAACATTTAATTTTTAACCGACTATAATTAATATACTGGCAGATATGTGAGAGGTCGTTGAATGTTTCGACTGGTGGTCCTACAGGGCCTGCTTCGACAAATTTTGTGAGGGCTGAAATGCTTCCAAGTGGTTTTCTAATTAGACCATGCGAGGGTGGTGGATCTATTATTCATATTGTTGATCATGTTGACTTAGATGTAAGGAACATACAAAATTCAACTTGGTTTTGAAACTTGCATGTTTTTGAACCTTTAGTTCTCAGTTTGTAACATTGTTTTTGATTTTAGGTTTGGAGTGTTCCTGAAGTACTAAGGCCCCTCTATGAATCTTCAAAAATTTTGGCTCAAAAACTGACTATTGCAGTAAGTCTAATTAAATGTATAGATTTTACCCAACTCATCATGTCACTCTTTGTTACTTATTCAATTAAAATCTTCTTAACAGGCTTTGCAACATGTAAGACAAATAGCACAGGAGTCCAGTGGTGAAATTCAGTATGGTGGCGGGCGCCAGCCTGCTGTTTTGAGAACATTTAGTCAGAGACTTTGCAGGTTAGCCCCTAATATGATGCTTTTAGAATCTATATGAAGTTTGGCACATGAATTACTCGCCTGTTTTCTCACACTTGATGTGATTTACTAAGTGTAATGTTTGTCTTAAATTTTCAGAGGGTTTAATGATGCTGTGAATGGATTTGTCGATGACGGTTGGTCTTTGCTGGGAAATGATGGCGTTGAAGATGTGACAATTTCTGTGAACTCTTCTCCAAATAAGTTTTTGGGGTCTAATTACAATTCATCAATGTTCCCTGCATTTGGGGGTGGTGTCTTGTGTGCCAAGGCATCAATGCTGCTGCAGGTAACTTAGTCAAACAATTTCATAAACAATATAAATTTAGATGCTCCTCCTTATGGTTACCTATTTCGGAAATGTGAAGAACCTGATGATCATTGTACCTGTCTCTTTTTAATGGTGTTCTACAGAATGTTCCTCCTGCTTTGCTTGTTCGTTTTTTGCGGGAACATAGATCGGAATGGGCTGATTATGGTGTTGATGCGTACTCTGCTGCTTGTCTCAAGTCTAGCCCCTATGCTGTTCCATGTGCAAGACCTGGTGGCTTCCCCAGCAGCCAGGTCATTTTACCTCTTGCTCCTACAGTTGAGCACGAAGAGGTATTTATCTTACTATTTGTTCGTCTTTATCATTTTCTATTCACTTAATATATGCTCATTTGTGATCCGTTACACTGGTGCAGTTCCTTGAAGTAGTTCGTATAGAGGGTCATGCATTTACACCAGAAGATGTTGCATTGGCCCGTGATATGTATCTGTTACAGGTAAAGTTGTTTGAATGTCTGGTTCACTTTCATGTCTTCTGTAACCGATAAGGTATTTAGTTCTGCAACTATTGTTTTACTTACCTTATGTGGATTAAACTTGTTGCAGCTGTGTAGTGGAATTGATGAAAATTCAATTGGAGCATGTGCTCAACTTGTGTTTGCACCAATAGACGAATCCTTTGCCGATGATGCACTTTTGCTTCCTTCCGGTTTTCGCGTTATTCCCTTGGATCCTAAATCAGTAAGTTTCATCATTCAACCACTGCTTGTATGAATTTAACATTGTGTTAATTGAAAGATAGTTTCAATATTTCTCCTGTTTGATATGTTAATGTGTTAAAGTGTTGTGCATCTCAGGATGTTCCGGCTACGTCAAGGACTTTGGATTTGGCATCAACACTTGAAGTGGGATCTAGTAATGCCCGAGCAGCTGGTGAAGGTGGTGATGCATACAACCTTAGATCTGTCCTTACTATCGCATTTCAGTTTACCTTTGAGAATCATCTGCGTGACAATGTTGCTGCCATGGCTCGTCAATATGTACGAAGTGTTGTTGGATCCGTTCAGAGGGTTGCCATGGCTATTGCTCCATCTCGCCAAGGTCCCCAGCTTGGTCCAAAATCACTTCCTGGTTCTCCAGAAGCTCATGCTTTAGCACGATGGGTCTGTAGAAGCTACAGGTTTGTTTCCATACAGCTTATTTTCAAATTTTAGTATTCTCAACTGTATTTTGAGGTCTTATTGTTTATGATGTGTCTTTCTCAGGATGCACACTGGTGCTGAGCTTTTCCGTGTCGAGTCTACAGCTAGTGATGCAATCTTGAAGCAACTTTGGCACCATTCTGATGCAATCATGTGCTGTTCTGTGAAAACAACTGTAATCACTATTCTCTTCTAACTTTTTATTCTTTAAACTCTACATTGAAAATATGCAATGTAATTTTTCAGAGTGTCTTATAGCCAAATAATCTCTCCATCGAGTATTCTACTGATTTTTATGAATATTATTGCAGGCATCTCCAATATTCACCTTTGCAAACCAAGCTGGACTAGACATGCTTGAAACAACTCTAGTTGCACTTCAGGACATAATGCTGGATAAAGTACTTGATGAAGCTGGCAGAAAGATTCTTTGCTCTGAATTCTCCAAGATAATGCAACAGGTAACAAAAGTGCTTATTTTTATTAGATTAATGCATCATTCTTCTTTGcaattttttatattattaaatctaaattattttaattttccTATTTCAGGGTTATGCTTATCTGCCAGCAGGGATATGTGTATCAAGCATGAACAGGCCAGTTTCTTATGAGCAGGCCATTGCATGGAAAGTTCTTAATGATGATGATGCCAATCACTGTCTAGCATTCATGTTCATCAACTGGTCTTTTGTCTGATGGGAAAATCATAATCAAGATACTGAACTTTATATTAATGTTTTAAgttatatattatatattaagTTAATG from Lathyrus oleraceus cultivar Zhongwan6 chromosome 1, CAAS_Psat_ZW6_1.0, whole genome shotgun sequence includes:
- the LOC127075446 gene encoding homeobox-leucine zipper protein HOX32, yielding MMALSMHKDANNQMDAGKYVRYTPEQVEALERVYTECPKPSSLRRQQLIRECPILSNIEPKQIKVWFQNRRCREKQRKEASRLQTVNRKLSAMNKLLMEENDRLQKQVSHLVYENGYMKQQIHTASAATTTDNSCDSVVMSGQNQQQNPHQRPQRDANNPAGLLAVAQETLAEFLSKATGTAVDWVQMIGMKPGPDSIGIVAVSRNCSGIAARACGLVSLEPTKVAEILKDRLSWYRDCRCVDVLNIVPTGGGGTIELLYMQTYAPTTLAAARDFWTLRYTTSLEDGSLVICERSLNVSTGGPTGPASTNFVRAEMLPSGFLIRPCEGGGSIIHIVDHVDLDVWSVPEVLRPLYESSKILAQKLTIAALQHVRQIAQESSGEIQYGGGRQPAVLRTFSQRLCRGFNDAVNGFVDDGWSLLGNDGVEDVTISVNSSPNKFLGSNYNSSMFPAFGGGVLCAKASMLLQNVPPALLVRFLREHRSEWADYGVDAYSAACLKSSPYAVPCARPGGFPSSQVILPLAPTVEHEEFLEVVRIEGHAFTPEDVALARDMYLLQLCSGIDENSIGACAQLVFAPIDESFADDALLLPSGFRVIPLDPKSDVPATSRTLDLASTLEVGSSNARAAGEGGDAYNLRSVLTIAFQFTFENHLRDNVAAMARQYVRSVVGSVQRVAMAIAPSRQGPQLGPKSLPGSPEAHALARWVCRSYRMHTGAELFRVESTASDAILKQLWHHSDAIMCCSVKTTASPIFTFANQAGLDMLETTLVALQDIMLDKVLDEAGRKILCSEFSKIMQQGYAYLPAGICVSSMNRPVSYEQAIAWKVLNDDDANHCLAFMFINWSFV